In the genome of Paracoccus tegillarcae, one region contains:
- the clpS gene encoding ATP-dependent Clp protease adapter ClpS, producing MSEPPDHKDQTDIAVKPRAKTQRPPLYKVLLLNDDFTPMEFVVHVLERLFNMTHAQAIEIMLTVHRKGIAVVGVFSHEIAETKVAQVMELARRQQHPLQCTMEKE from the coding sequence ATGTCCGAGCCACCGGACCACAAGGATCAGACCGATATTGCAGTCAAGCCGCGCGCCAAGACGCAGCGGCCGCCACTGTACAAGGTCCTGTTGCTGAACGATGATTTCACGCCGATGGAATTTGTCGTGCATGTGCTGGAACGCCTGTTCAACATGACCCATGCGCAGGCGATCGAGATTATGCTGACCGTGCACCGCAAGGGAATTGCCGTCGTCGGGGTCTTTTCGCATGAGATCGCCGAGACCAAGGTCGCGCAGGTCATGGAACTTGCACGGCGACAGCAGCATCCGCTGCAATGCACCATGGAAAAAGAATAG